A genomic stretch from Mya arenaria isolate MELC-2E11 chromosome 10, ASM2691426v1 includes:
- the LOC128204520 gene encoding short-chain collagen C4-like — MEAYKESLKKTTVSVEETVQSISEVTNTVEKLQKEIRSFKSVDVKSSGLYTRWGRRSCPGTTEMVYEGFAGGGDHSHQGASSNYICLPLDPIFDDRGRKARSVSKVYGAEYETNSATFHTDLHNEDVPCVVCRVVGKSVVMIPARNACYSGWHKEYAGYLMSTHSSHPGNKELVCMDGNPEKA, encoded by the exons ATGGAAGCTTATAAAGAGTCATTGAAAAAGACAACTGTCTCTGTGGAAGAAACGGTTCAGTCGATTTCAG AAGTAACAAACACAGTGGAAAAGCTACAGAAAGAAATCCGATCATTCAAGTCCGTTGACGTCAAGAGCAGCGGTTTATATACAAGATGGGGTCGGCGGTCGTGCCCTGGAACCACGGAGATGGTGTACGAAGGGTTTGCTGGCGGGGGAGATCACAGTCACCAAGGGGCGAGCAGTAATTACATTTGTCTGCCGCTGGACCCAATCTTTGATGACCGTGGACGTAAAGCGAGGTCCGTTAGCAAGGTTTATGGTGCTGAGTATGAAACAAATTCTGCCACGTTTCACACGGATTTACATAACGAGGATGTTCCATGTGTCGTCTGCCGCGTTGTTGGAAAAAGCGTTGTCATGATCCCAGCGAGGAATGCCTGTTATAGCGGGTGGCATAAAGAGTACGCTGGTTATTTGATGTCGACTCATTCCAGCCATCCTGGGAACAAGGAGCTCGTTTGCATGGACGGAAACCCTGAAAAAGCTTAA